DNA sequence from the Methanolobus sp. ZRKC5 genome:
CCTGAAAAAAAGGTGGCGTAAGCTATTGTCAGAGACAGGACAGCCATGCATAGAAGGACCACAACGATCCTTTCTTCTTTTTCCATGAGCAAACCACTTGAATCAGGCTTTTTCTATTGAGACCAGCTCAATATCGAATATCAGGGTTTTACCTGCAAGGTTATGATTACAATCAAGAGTGACGTTTTCCTCTGATATGTTGACAATTGTTACAGGCTGACTCTGATAAGTTACTTTCTGACCTATGACAGGCGTTATGTTCGCAGATTGGAATTCACCCACAGGCACGGGTATCAGAAGCTCAGGGCAATACGCACCATAACCATCTTCCGGAAGTATTGTAACAGTTTTCTTTTCACCAACTGCCATCCCCATTACAGCATCGTCAAATCCTTTGATCATCTGGCCTGCACCGGCTATAAAGGGCAATGGTTCATAACTCCTATAAGGATTGTAGAGATTTTCTGCCATAGCAACGTCTGCTCTGGAAGTATCGAACACTGTTCCATCTTCAAGACTACCAGTATAATTTACAGAAACATAATCCCCAGTCTTAACCGTTTGAGAATTATCGGATTCTGCACAACCACAAGCAAAGAGAACACATATCACCAGAACAAATAATAGTATTTTTTTCAAATGACCACCACCTATATTTCATTTACATATTCATAATTGGAAAATTAATATTCATATATAACTAATAATTTTTATGAGTATACGGATGTGATTCTTTAAGGTATATAAGATTACTGAAAACACCCCCATAGATATTTGTCGGCACTATTGACGCATATTCTGTTTTAGGCTTAAGTAAAATATAAATATATAAAAAACAATATACATGTATATGTGCAACTAATGCACTGTTAGCCACTAACATTCCCGGTGAAAATCGATGAATTCTATAAATTCTAACAAAAAATGGGAGTCTTCTACAAAAGGACAAATCGGAATCGGCACCCTGATAATCTTTATTGCGATGGTTCTTGTCGCAGCAGTTGCAGCATCTGTATTAATTCAGACATCAGGAGTATTGCAACAGGATGCACTATCTACAGGAAAAGAAGCAACAAAAGAAGTTTCTTCAAACCTAATGATACATAATATAGAAGGATTCAGATCTGAGAACAGTGATACTGATATGTCTTCAACGATTGATGTTTTCAAACTAACAATGGGGCTTAATGCAGCCAGTGAACCTGTAGACCTAAACCAGGTTATCATCTCCATTACAGATGGATTCAGGTCCAATAATCTTGTACATGCTGGCAACAGGAACAGCTTATCACCTCGTTCCGATTTTCAGGGAAACATGTCTGGTTTTAGCGCAGATGCTGCTGCAAACTTACAGAAGCTGTTCACAGAAAATACAACAATTGGCAATGCAGAATTAAATGTTACATACGTAAATGCACAAAACTATTTTTCAGTTGACGATATAAGAGATGAAGATGACTCTTTTTCCCAATCAATTCCTGTGATGACTACAGGCGATATTGTTGTAATCTATATACCGACTGCATCCCAGACTTCCGCAGATACGGGATATGCAACCCTCAGTTCAATCAATATTTCATCCTCACTGCAAGATTCAGGGCTCAACCTTGTACCACGTACGTCCGTAAATATGGTACTTACACCAGAAGCAGGGGCATCAGCAAATGCAGACTTTATTCTTCCAACTACCTATGGAAGCAATGCAATGGTACAATTATATCCATAATAAAATCGAAATGAAAATAACCACCTTCTGACAGGTTATTCACTTTTTTAAAAATTATATTTTTTATTGATCGTTGTTTTCTTAGACAAAATAAAGCCATTATAGACAAGACTCACGAAAAGTGTACCTATGCTATAGAGGCACAATAAAATATAAAGAGCATACCCATGTCCAGTGATGATACTGGAAAGGGTTTTTGTTTCTCGTTCACATTGAAATTTTTAATTTACCCTTTGGAAGAGAACAAGATTTCTTAAAGGTCCACACCGTGTCACAGTTCATAAAAGTATATATTATTTAATGATTGTTCTCTTATGTACACACTACTGTATAATGTAAAAGGTTGTTTAAAAATAAAATAAATTAAAATAAGGTACAGCCTGTTTAGTCCTTGTTAGCTACCCTTTCTATAGAATATCCGTTAGTAATCTCTTTTTTGATAGAATAATAACATTCATCTGCTACTTTCGTGGAACCTGTAAATAGCTTTTTTTCAAAATCAAAGAGACAGGCAAATTCATCAACAGCCTCATCGAACTTTTTTTCGTAACATAACCCCGTATCCACCTTTCCAACATGCTTGTAGCCAGAGTAATCAAAGACCATTTTCGTCATTTTGATGTTATCGGGATCAGGAGTTAATTTTGCAAGGACAAGCATTTCTTTCCAGTTGGCTGCTTGCATTGGAGTAAGGAAGTATATCCCCTCCCCTCTTTCTCCACCCTTCATAGCTGCCACATAGGCATTCCTGTCTCCAAATGCAGCACAGATACAATCATCCACAATATTACCCTGAGCATCTTTAAGAATCCTCACCGGCACCCCAAGATAAGCAAAGTCTGATTCAAGTGACCCAAGAACGTTGCCGCAAAGACCATAAAAAACGAGGAAACCATTAAATATATCTCCCATTTCTTCAATGGACATGTAGACCTTTTCTTTGAGAAGAGATGGATCAGCATCCAGTGCAAACTCCAGGATATTCAGGACAACTACAAAATCATCAGTCTGGCCGAGCTTTGAAGGCACGTCATTGAGTGATATTACCTCATACTCTATGGAAACATCATTTAGTTTCTCTTTAATTACTTCGATGTTTTCGTTCTCAATCATTATCAGGCGAGAATTCTCATCTTCCTCTTCAAATATATGAACGAGTTCATCTTCAAACATACGGCAGGATAACAGGTATAATGATGGCACGCTACAACTCTCCTTTTAACTTTCAATATGTGGTATTCCCACCACACCCTTAAACGTAATTTTTGTTTCCATAAACAGAACATTGCCCAAATGAAGCATTATATAATTACTCATTGCTTCAAATTTAACATCACCCTCATCAAATACAGTATTTTCCACACATTCCATAACAAAGATACCTTAATGCCCCTGCGTTACATTTCATTTATTGATTTTTAATGAAATAATTGGTAGTTGGCATTAAATGAGCATTTAGATAAGCTGTTATACCACATAGAAAAGCACCAAAGTCCTGTAAAAGTTCATGAACACATACCACAGCACGCACCAAGAGATATGCATATATTCGGACACATTGCTAACGCACTGAGAAATAACAACAAAAACGCAATAAAAACAAAAAGACTGCAAAAATAATTTAATGGACTGGTCGGGAATTGAACCCGAGGCCTCTACCATGCCAAGGTAGCGATCTTCCCCTGATCTACCAGCCCGAAATATCAAGTCTTAAATCACATTATCTGACATAAACCTATCGCTGCAAACTTGTATGTACTTTCATCATTCTAAACAAATTAAGGGCAGATTTCTGTTTTCAAGCGAAATATTAAAGTACCTGTATGCGTATTTGGAGTGTCGCGTGATGAAGGCGTTGCGTGAAACATAAGCATTGTGGGCCCGTAGCTTAGCTAGGTAGAGCGCACGGCTGATAACCGTGAGGCCATGAGTTCGAATCTCATCGGGCCCACCATTAATAATTATCTTTCTGATGCTGGTTTTGATTGATTAATTATGTTTTTTTACTATTATTGTGGTGCTGAGCGTAGTGATGCACTTCGATTCGCGCTTCAGAAGCGTCATCTGGTATTGCACAGTCTATAGTTTTCCAAGATCAATAATTAATTTTTTCAGAATCATTCCTCTTACTTTAAGCACACACTTAATTAAAAATTTAAAAACATCTCACGCTTATTTTAGCTAAGGCTCTGGTTCTCTGCCCTGTGCATAGTCAATAGTATATCATAAAAAATAGATGTTTCAGACTTAATATTCTAATATAAAAAATATTAATATATTATAGCATGCTATAATAGTAATTGTTATCAAGTAAAAAAATTACAAAATTAACCTTTCAAAGAAAAGGGCAAGCCATTCGAAAAATATCATTACACAAGCATTACCTAATGTTGTATTTTTAATGGCAGAAATTCAAAAAAACAAAAACTAAATTTATTACACATAATCAGGTGATTTTACATGAGAGACAAAAAACCCAGTGGTATGAGTGAAAAAGAATATGAGATCGTAGAATTGCTCAGAAAATTAGACATAAATAGAACTGTAGCCTTAACCCTCGCCTGTCTTTCCTGCGGGGAAGAGATCACCTCACGCGAGATTGAGAAGAACTCCAACCTCAGGCAACCTGAAGTAAGTATTGCAATGAGATACCTCAAAGATAATAACTGGGTGAACATAAGAGAAGAAAAGAAAACTGAAGGCAAGGGTAGACCAGTTAAACTTTACAGACTTGTCACCCCACTTGAACAAATAGTTTATAATATAGAACAAAAAATTCTTCTTGAAAGCAGATATATCCTCAATAACATTGAAAAGCTGAAAAGACTTGCATAATATCTTTTTTGCTTTTTGCTGCCAATGACAGCACAAACTCTTTTTTACAGGGAACATTATATCACCCTATAACAAACAATTGTTCCTATCGAAGATTTTAAGTTAATAATAGATGTTGTATACATCCTTATCGCAGTCACACGAATGGAGTTAATCTTTTGAGCACTATAAGTGAAAAAATATTCAGCCGTGCATCAGGAAAAAAAGCGAAGGCGAACGATTTTGTTATAGCCGATGTAGATTTTGCCATGGCACATGATGGAACAAGCATCCTTGCTGTAAGAGCTTTCAGGGAAATGGAAGAAAATAAAGTATGGAACCCTGAAAAAATAATAATACCATTTGACCACCTCACACCTGCAAATACAGATACTACTGCCGCATTACAGCATGATATCCGCGGATGGATAAAAGATCAGGGCATCAAAAACTTTTACGATATAGGCGAAGGTATATGCCACCAATTGCTCCCAGAGAATGGATTTGCATTGCCAGGTAAACTCATCGTCGGGGCAGACTCACATTCCTGCACTTACGGAGCATTCGGAGCATTTGCAACCGGTGTCGGAGCCACGGACATGGCAGAAATTTTTGCAGCCGGAAAACTATGGTTCAAGGTACCTGAAAGTATCAGGATAAATGCTGAAGGTAAATTCAACAAGGGAGTATATGCAAAAGATCTTACACTCAAAATAATAGGCACCCTTGGAATTGCCGGTGCAACCTACAAGGCTGCCGAGTTCTATGGAAGCACAATAGACGCCCTTTCCATGTCAGGCAGGATGACCCTTTCTAACATGGCAATTGAAATGGGAGCAAAAGCAGGCATAATTCCCCCTGACAAGACAACCTTTGATTTTATTGAAGATATTGCAGCCGTTGAATACGATTCGGTTTACGCTGATGAGGATGCAGTCTATTCAAAAGAATACGACTTCGATACAAATGAAATTGAACCGCAAATTGCCATCCCGCACCAGGTTGACAATGTTAGCGATATATCTGACATCAAACCTACAAAACTCGATCAGGCATTTATAGGAACCTGTACCAATGGCAGACTTGAGGACCTTGAAGTTGCCGCATCCATCCTCAAAGGAGAAAAGGTTGCCATCAGAACTATTGCAATACCTGCATCACGTAATATTCTAATAGAGGCCGTCAGAAACGGTACAATAGAGATTCTTCTGGAAGCCGGAGTTACGATTGGCTCACCAGGATGCGGGCCATGTCTTGGAGGCCATATGGGAGTTATCGGTAAAGATGAAGTATGCATTTCAACAGCCAACAGGAACTTCAAAGGAAGAATGGGAACCGGTGGCTACATTTATCTTGCATCACCTGCGACTGCAGCTGCCTCTGCACTTACCGGTGAGATTACTGACCCTCGTGAAATTTAAAAATAACAAAATATATCCGGAGATATTATAATGGAACTTGATAAGCCAAAACTTGAACATCTTATTGGACACTGGATAGAACACAACGAAAGCCACAGTGAGAGTTTCAGCGAATGGGCTACAAAAATCGAGACAGCAGGCTATAAGGAAATAGCTGAAGATATAAAAATGGCAGCAGAGAAAATGAATGAATGTTCCAAATTGCTGAAAAAAGCAAAAAATAAACTGGAATAAAACAGGAAAACGTACATGCGAAAATCACCAACAAAGATTGTAATATATGCAATCTTTATCGCATCATACCTTATATTTTTTTCAGGAATGGCAATTGCAGCCACGAGTGTCAACATAATTCCTTCTGCACAAGAAGTGAAATCAGGAGAAGCTTTTGAATTTGATATTTATATCAAACCGGACACACCGATCTATGGTTTGCAATTTGACCTTACATACGATAGCTCTCTTGTAGCCATCAATAGCATTGAAGAAGGAAGTTTTTTTGCAAATAGTGATGCACCAGTGATATTCAACCCTGGAACCATCAGCAAATCAACAGGAACGGTTTCACAGATATACAGCTCACTGATTAAGGGAGAAGGTGTCACAGATGAAGGCATCTTCTGCACGGTCACGCTCGAGGCACAATCAAAAAATGGCCCCTGTCAGCTCAGAATCACAAATCTCGTGCTTGGGAACCAACGGGGAGAAGAATTACCAGCAACAACATTTGATTCGATAATAACTATAACCGGTGCAGATGATAATATTCAAAATGGGTTCAACAATATTCCGATACAAGATGAAGTGTCCACATCTAACATCAGGCAAGATGCTGATTCAAATGAAAATGACGAGATGTTTCTGGCAAGTACACCTGACCAGGCAGAAGAAGACGGAATGAATGAATCAGATATTCCTGAAATAGACAACAGCAAAAAATCAAACTGGATAATTCTTATTTTTGCAGCAATTGGATTCTTTGCAATTGCTTACTTCCTTGACCGGAAAAAGTAGAATTATTACAAAGGGATACAGAGAAAATCCCTTTGTAACGGTAATTTAATATTTTTATCTTCCAAGTTCTGCATGAGCCTTTGCCAAATGGCCAGCAGCTTGTGCACCTATCAGTGATATCTCGCCTGCAAGCACAGCAGAAGCAATTATCTCAGCAAGCTTTTTTGAATTGGAACCTGGTGGATTTCCAGAGCCTTTTACACCCAGCAATCTCAGGCAGTCGCTCTGTGTGCCCAGATTTGTGCCACCTCCAACAGTACCTATGGCCATTGCAGGAAGAGTAACAGAGCAGTACAGTTCACCATATTTGTTCAATTCCATCGTAGTTATAGCACTGCTACCTTCAACAACATGAGCAGGGTCCTGACCACAGGCAAGGTACATTGCAGCTATAATATTTGCAGCATGCGCATTATACCCAAGCGAACCTGCACGTGCAGAACCAAGAAGATTCTTGCGATAGTTCACTTCCACCATTGTTTCAGGTTTACACTTGAGACGCGACTCCACAATTTCTGCAGGGATCGTCACATCTGCAACGACGGTTTTACCCCTTCCAAGTATAGAGTTTATTGCAGCGGGCTTCTTGTCAGTACACATATTACCGGAAAGAGACACAGGAATGGCACCGAACTCATCCTTTATGAGACTTAGAACCGCATCTGTAGCAATCGTAACCATGTTCATCCCCATAGCGTCTTTAGTATCATAGGAAAAGCGAACATAGACAGTATTGCCTGTAACAAATGCCTGCACATCCACAAGCTCACCAAACCGTGTGGTTTCAGAGGCTTTCGTTTTCATCCTGGAAAGAACAGCAGGATCCTGGAGCCAGTCTGCAAACTCTTTAGACTTTATCACATTTTCCAGCCTGAACACCGGAGCTCGTGTCATTAGATCACGGAATATGCGGACATTTGCACCACCAGACCTTGTAATAACAGAACATCCACGATTCACACTGGCAACAAGAGCACCTTCTGTAGTAGCCAGCGGTATCTGGAATATACCATCCGAAAACTCACCGTTTACTTTTAACGGAGAAGCTACCCCCAAGGGAATCTGAATAGCTCCGATCATGTTCTCTATATTTCTTTTGCCTGCATCTTCAACATCTATTGAGAAATTCTGTATATGATCAAAATTAAATCCGGAAGTTTTCTCAAGAGCATATCTCCTGATCATAACAGCAGTCTGTTTGTCCGTCAGACTATCCAGTTTATGAAAAGAAATCTTACCAGAAATAAGATCATCCAGTAATTCTTGTTTATCTTTGTTCAAATCCATTCTTGATTTCATAATAATCTTCCGTGAATAAAACAAACAGCATCCTGTATCTTTTTTATAAGTACGCACTTGGTTTCAATAATACAAATAGTTCACGCCTAGTTGCTTTTTGAATTATGAGAGAGTAAGTAATGCTAGCAAATAAAATTAAATACGTGCTTTTTTATATAAGGATGGCATAATAAACTATATTCAAAAAAGTACTAGTGATAATCATCATATACTTTTGAGTGAAAGTATATATCGAATCCTTATATTCAAGAAGTTTGGGATTATAAATTAGATATTTAATATACACTAACAGGTGGTTTAATATGACAGATGCCGACCCATCAGAGAGAGTTAATTCCGGAATACCCGGACTGGATGAAATGTTGCGCGGAGGATTCTTCGAAGGAACTGCAAATGTCGTATCAGGAGATTCTGGTACAGGTAAAACGATATTTGGGACACAGTTCATAGTCGAAGGAGTTAAAAAAGGTGAAAAAGTAATGTGTATTATCACCTCCGAAGAATCAAAATCCATTGTTAAGGAAATGAAAACGTCCTTTGACTGGAATCTTGAGGAATATGTTGAACAGGGTCTGCTCACTTTTGTCGATATCACAGATCCAAGTCTTCGCCTTCAGAAAAGTGTTGAGATTGCACCATCTGAGCTAATCAAAAGTTTTAAGAAACTGGTTGAAAGCAAAATAGAGGACATACAGCCAACACGCATATTTATTGACTCAGTTGAGGCACTTTTCCTTGCCATTGAATCAAATTACAAGTTAAGAACGCTCATAGATGACGTATTCAGCGTGTTTAGAAAGCATAATGTAACCTCTGTAATAACAGTCGGAGCAATGTTCGGGCTTGACGAAATGGTAGAATATGGTGCAGATTCAGTCGTTAAACTGGGCCGTATTATTTCAGGAAACAACCTTCAGCGCTCAATTTATATAATGAAGATGAGGGGGTCCGGCACAATAAACGAAGTACGCGTACTTAACATTTCAGACAATGGTATGTCAGTACTTGCACAATCACCATATCTGGAATAATAGTGGCAATTGAAGCCACGTTTTCATTTCTTTTTAAAAATAAGGTAACTATTCAGCCTGGCACGATTTGCCTATTGGTACTGATTTCATCGAAATAGAGATGTCTGCTCACTAACAATCTAACAATCAAAAAAGCAATCAATAGCAACAATCAAAATAAATGATCCTAATGAAATTTACGTTTCAACTTTTTGTCAAGATTGTTATTGATAGCGTTTTTATCAGGCTGAATAGTTACAAAATAAGTTTTACAATAAATACCAATCATTGTCATTGGTTTTTTCGCCATCATCAAAATCAGGATTCTTTGACTCTTTTCCGATAATGGTTGCAATTGAATTTGAAAAGTCCTGAAGATAACTTGCCTGATTAAGACTTCCATAAATGAATTTCTTCCCCGGCTGGACATGTGCGTTGACCGTATATTCTTTTGGAACTATTATTACTTCAACGCCAGACATTTCAACCGCAAGCTCCATAGCTTTCCTGAAATCACCTATGCAATAAGCGATACGATGCTTATAATTGTCACGCGTTTTTTCAAGATACTGCGATAACCTCTGGCTTTCCATCTTAATGAAATCTCTTTTGATCTTTGCAACATTACATTTTCCAAGCATGAATTGATAATCCATAAAAGGATATTCCGTATCCAGTTCCCTTGGAGTGATACCGCATGTTCCAAAAACGACAATATGCACATCCTCAGGATCAAGCATTCCAAATATTACTTTGTCGAATATTTTATGAGAAGGACTCTCATGATATGGTTTTTTCTTTGCACAAGGAACAAATATACAGAATTCCCGAACCGGTGCTTCATATTCAGAAAGTACCCACTCATTTGCACGTATCATATCAGGGTGATATATTATCTCATCAGTATCCAACGGGAGACTTGAGCGCTCTTTTTCAGGTATTATTGTCAAGGAAGATAGAATTCTGGCAAACTATATATATAATTGACGCAATCTTTAAGCGGTTTTGTGCAAATTGTACAATCATCATCATCATCATCATCATTAAAACTTATTATAAAATATCTGAGGAAAAAACATGGCAAGTTCTATACCTGAAATGCTAAGAGCCGAATGCAAATGTGAAGACATGGCAAAATGCATACTCGGACTAAAGGAACTTGACATCAATACATATAAAACCCTGCTTGAAAACGGTGCCATGACAGCAGAGAAACTCGGAGAACTGCTTAATCGTGAGCGAAGCACAGCATACCGCTCATTACAAAACCTCATTGCCGCCGGACTTGTATACAGAGAAACAAAATCTATTTCCATCGGCGGATACTACTATGAATATGTTGCCATTGAACCGACCGTGGTTAAGGAAATGATCAAAAAAACCATAGACAAATGGTACCAAAAAATGAATGATCTTATCGAAAACTTCGACAAAGAACTTTTGGCTTAGGAAAGACTAGTGTTTGTCACCCAGAGGAATACTGAAACTGAAGTTACTACCCTGGCCAGGCTCACTTTCAACTGACACCATCCCGCCATGCATTTCAACGAATTTTTTTACAAGTGATAGTCCAAGGCCTGTACCATCATATTCTCTTGAAATAGTAGAATCGATTTGCTGGAAAGGAAGAAATAACCTACCAACATCATCAGATGAGATGCCTATACCAGTATCAATCACGGAGAACTTCATTATATCATCCCTTTTGTGTGCCTTTAATAGAACAGAACCGCCATCCGAAGTAAACTTCACTGCATTGCTTGCAAGATTGAACAATATCTGCTTGAACCGGATCTTGTCAGCATTTACTAATAAGTTATCAGGAACAATAGAACTTTCAAGTTTTATGTTCTTTTTCCTTGCAAGAGGAGAAATGATATTCAAGACTGTCATGAACATTTCACTAGCAAAGAAATCTTCATAATACAATTCCATTTTTCCAGATTCTACTTTTGAGATATCAAGAATGTCATTGATCAATTTCAAGAGATGCCTCCCACTATTAGAAATATGATTTAAGGACTTTTTCTGCTGCGAACCGAGCACCCCAAAGGACTCTTCTAGCAAAAGATCAGAATAACCAATTACGGCATTCAAAGGCGTTCGAAGCTCGTGACTCATAGTTGCAAGAAACTCACTCTTGATCCTGTTAGCTTCCTCAGCCGATATCCTTGCATTGATTATAGCCTCTGCGGCATCTTTTTGTACAGATATGTCCTGGAAATTCTCCAGAATATATTGCTCTCCCTCAATGAAGATCTTCTTTGCATTTTTCAATATCGAGTCTTGGTTCCATCTTTGCATTTGATGGCAGTATCCATTCCCTGGAATCCATCAAGACAATCAATCCATATTGGACATTTTTTCGATAATGAACCCTTGGGACAAACAATATCACATAGTTGTCCTAAAAGTTCCTCCTTCCCATAGCCTGTAATCTCGCAAGTACGCTGATTTACGTCTTCTATTACGTAATCTTTACCGATGATGATCATCCCACCTGGCATGTTCTCATACAAAGTCTGGAAACGTTCCTCACTTTCTTTTAGAGTGTTTTCAGCCTTTTTACGCTCAGTTATATCATCAAGGTACAAAAGAACTTTATCATTGTCCTGTGAACTCACATATACAGTAGAAACCAGGAATTTATGAATTGAAACAACACCATCATCACTAAGAGTATCCATACTTCCTTCAATTTTATGAAAATCAGAACCTAACCTAAATGACTCAGCAATGATAGCACGAATAGAACAGGTAACACAATTATGATTTGTGCCACACCCATCCCCTCCAAATGAATTGACACATGAAAATATAGTCCCTAATGCGAACCCAAGTATATCCTTAGGGTCCTTTCCTATGGTTTCAACGCCAATCCTATTGATGCGCTCCACTCGAAAGTTATGATCGACTATCAAAATCAAATTTGGAGCATGCTCATAAGCTATGTCCAGCGCTTTCTCTTGAATAGAAAAGTCATCCTTCATTTCACAAACCCTCCGTAATAATATTGCCAACATACTCCCCATCACCAAATAGGGAAACATCCATGTTTTCGGAAAGAGTGCTATTCAATAGTGAGCTAGTAAACAGAGCATCAAACTTTGCATTGAACTCCATTTCATCGTATGAGTAAAAGACACTATCATTTCCCATGACATGAACATCATCAGGATTAACTAAGCTTGATGTTAATAATGAAAATACCGTACATTCCATTTCCGCAAGCCTTGATTTGAGCATAGAATCCTGTTTTCCAGCACAATCAAACAACAATAATTTGTTCATGAACTCACTTCTAACCAGTAAACAAGCTTCTACTAATCATCTTGCACAATTGTAAAATTAGAGAGCTTGCAGAGTCATACATAATATAAAGTTACTAATATAAAAAAGTACTGGAATATTACTTTCCACCATAAGAGACGCATATGAAAGTATTTTAAAAATAATTAAACTGTTTTTTGATTGTAAACCTACTATAGTCCACATGAGAAATAGAACCTTCTGATTACTTTATCGGAAGAATACGCTGCAATACAATGAAATTCACCATCTGACCCTTACCATCCAAGGACAAAAAAAGCTAACTAACGTAAATACTCCGGGAGCCTGAATATTAGACCCCCAACCTTTTTTTATATTAATTGCATTACAATTTCGGGATTATAAGAGAGATTTGAACATACCCGTTTAATGTATGTATCAGACACTAATCTTCCTGAACAGATAGGAACCAACTACCACCATCATTACCGTAAATCCTGAAAGGACTACAAAACTTATTGCAGGATCTATCTGGGAACTGCCGAGAAGTCCATACCTGATACCTTCAACTCCATAAGTCAGAGGATCCAGTAATGTAAGGAACCTGACT
Encoded proteins:
- a CDS encoding DUF5591 domain-containing protein, with amino-acid sequence MTIIPEKERSSLPLDTDEIIYHPDMIRANEWVLSEYEAPVREFCIFVPCAKKKPYHESPSHKIFDKVIFGMLDPEDVHIVVFGTCGITPRELDTEYPFMDYQFMLGKCNVAKIKRDFIKMESQRLSQYLEKTRDNYKHRIAYCIGDFRKAMELAVEMSGVEVIIVPKEYTVNAHVQPGKKFIYGSLNQASYLQDFSNSIATIIGKESKNPDFDDGEKTNDNDWYLL
- a CDS encoding helix-turn-helix domain-containing protein, with product MASSIPEMLRAECKCEDMAKCILGLKELDINTYKTLLENGAMTAEKLGELLNRERSTAYRSLQNLIAAGLVYRETKSISIGGYYYEYVAIEPTVVKEMIKKTIDKWYQKMNDLIENFDKELLA
- a CDS encoding ATP-binding protein; its protein translation is MQRWNQDSILKNAKKIFIEGEQYILENFQDISVQKDAAEAIINARISAEEANRIKSEFLATMSHELRTPLNAVIGYSDLLLEESFGVLGSQQKKSLNHISNSGRHLLKLINDILDISKVESGKMELYYEDFFASEMFMTVLNIISPLARKKNIKLESSIVPDNLLVNADKIRFKQILFNLASNAVKFTSDGGSVLLKAHKRDDIMKFSVIDTGIGISSDDVGRLFLPFQQIDSTISREYDGTGLGLSLVKKFVEMHGGMVSVESEPGQGSNFSFSIPLGDKH
- a CDS encoding PAS domain-containing protein, producing the protein MKDDFSIQEKALDIAYEHAPNLILIVDHNFRVERINRIGVETIGKDPKDILGFALGTIFSCVNSFGGDGCGTNHNCVTCSIRAIIAESFRLGSDFHKIEGSMDTLSDDGVVSIHKFLVSTVYVSSQDNDKVLLYLDDITERKKAENTLKESEERFQTLYENMPGGMIIIGKDYVIEDVNQRTCEITGYGKEELLGQLCDIVCPKGSLSKKCPIWIDCLDGFQGMDTAIKCKDGTKTRY